One window of Dromaius novaehollandiae isolate bDroNov1 chromosome 20, bDroNov1.hap1, whole genome shotgun sequence genomic DNA carries:
- the LOC112991388 gene encoding alpha-1-acid glycoprotein 1-like, whose product MLAGLTLALGLALALAAEPPSCAPLVPAVLDNATLTGILGKWVYLIGSSKYPPHLEELRALKHAIFFFHPGSHEDELNTTEIMRMNETCVTRKSGKIHVFRDNGTLMHVDGQVTSTAELIRSDKDLLILRHLNANFPGLSLSARSPNVSKEHLEEFRAQLACHKFTDDEIFLSSEKDACPVPGEEPDEDGEAAPAPQPV is encoded by the exons ATGCTGGCCGGCCTCACGCTCGCTCTGGGTCTGGCGCTGGCCCTGGCGGCCGAGCCGCCGAGCTGCGCCCCGCTCGTGCCGGCCGTGCTGGACAACGCGACCCTCACCGGG ATCCTGGGAAAGTGGGTCTACCTCATCGGCTCCTCCAAGTACCCGCCCCACCTCGAGGAGCTCCGCGCGTTGAAGCACGCCATCTTCTTCTTTCACCCCGGCAGCCACGAGGATGAGCTCAACACCACGGAGATCATGAGAAT GAACGAGACGTGCGTCACGAGGAAGAGCGGCAAGATCCACGTCTTCCGGGACAACGGCACGCTGATGCACG TCGACGGCCAGGTGACCTCCACGGCCGAGCTCATCCGAAGCGACAAGGACCTGCTGATCCTGAGGCACCTCAACGCCAACTTCCCGGGCCTGAGCCTCTCGG CGCGCTCCCCCAACGTGAGCAAGGAGCACCTGGAGGAGTTCAGAGCGCAGCTGGCGTGCCACAAGTTCACGGACGACGAAATCTTCCTGTCTTCCGAAAAG GATGCGTGTCCCGTGCCCGGAGAGGAGCCGGATGAAGACGGTGAGGCAGCACCAGCGCCGCAGCCAGTCTAG